ATTTGTCATATATTCAACCTTTTTATTCtatgtgatgacgtcatcgctgACGGAATGACatcttttattttctctttATCCCAATGATGTTTCAAAGACAAACATGTGTACCAAGTTTCAACACAATACCATGTTTCCTTTATTGTTTTTGGATTCCTTAATTAAGGGGTTCCTCAATTATGTACCATCATATCCCTGACTGATCGAAGTCCTTGTACTATGCCACGCAAAGCCAGCTGTTTTCTTTGGTGAAGAAAATAAAGGGGAAGTCTAGCCAGTATTATACTTACAACAGGAACATATTCTGTTGGACTTTTGAGAATTTTTTCAGCAAGGTGCTCATCATAACTTCTTAAATCATCCAAGCTGACATCAAGACAATACTGTCCAAGATTATAATTTCTCTTCAACTGATCTCTacgataaatatatattttttaaaaaccacgagattaattaataaaaacgaaaataatatAGAAATAGATACCTGTAAGGAAAGACAAAATTAGTTTCATGAAATTCCCTAATAAAATctctaaattgttttttaacttcAGCTACATTGGCATTAGGGTCAGCTCCTGTATCTTCTGATCCGAATGGATCGGTAAAATATACTTCTGATTGATCAAATCCAGTTCCAGCCATAATATCTGTTTATTctaggaaaaaaaatattgaagtttGATTACTTTTGTACACACTACACCTCAGCTTGTTTTGGTGTTATTTCATTTTGCTGAATTTTGGCGCGAAAGTTACACAACCGAGGAAAATATCAAAGATCATTGGCTGCATTTTCATAACAAATACCCTGATTGgcttaaatatttaaagtgacaTTGTGCTGGCTTTTCTCACCTAGAAATACAAGTAACCcactatttattattatttatttaaagagTACGACCAATACATCAATAATAATGGCAGCACTCTTTCCTTGGAAAGGTAAAGTTCTGCTGCCTGTCTGGATTACAACCCGCGTGCTCCTGGCAAATATGTCTTCCTCACCACCAACAAAAAGAGCTAAATTATCTGATGAGCAAAGAACAGAATTAATCGAACCACTGAAGATCAAAGGATGGTCTTTGGTTGAAGGTAGAGACGCAATATACAAGGAGtttctttttaaagattttaatagGGCGTTCGGTTTTATGACGCGAGTTGGTTTAATGGCAGAAAAAATGGATCACCATCCGGAATGGTTTAACGTTTATAACAAAGTGCAAATAACGCTGAGCACTCATGATGTTTCTGGATTATCTCTAAAAGACGCCACACTCGCAAACTTTATAGAGGAAGTTGCATCTTCATGAGACATGCGCCGTAGCTAGAAATTTTTGATGTATTTTGTTAtctgttttgtgaaaaaaatcatttaaaaacagattttGCTCTCCTTCTAAAATCCTGAGTTGTGTTGTTGAGCATAAAACAAGATTTTTTAAGTAATAAAATGACTCTGTAAAGTGACGGCCCTTGTTTGTCAGCTGGGTTTTTTATAACTAACCAGTCTTTTCTAGGGTTCAAGTTTCGAATTCGGCCAAAACTAAGCAACTTGTTCTAAACACTTTTCCCTCACGTAGCAACCAGACTGCGACAAGCCCTTCCAAAAGCAACATATGTTTATATTGCGTTAAATGTGTGCTTTGAAGAACACGGTTCACAAGGgcgaaaggtaaaaaaaaaaacaccagtAATTTTCTCAGTTAACCAAGTTTAATAGATTTTGCAAGAATGAATTTGTGatgatgattaaaaaataaatttcggtGTAAATGAGGTGTTacattttctgatttttaacaTTGAATACCCACTCAAAgctcttttatacaaaaaactAAAGCATACAGGAGAATTTTTTTATGCAGTTAAAATTTCGCCGTTCAAAATTTTAttgctaattttttaaaaaactcagaAAAACTGCGAATTTTTTCAATGGAAATTTCTGACAATAAAGTATTTAcactattttttataacaatttgAGTCTCATGTTCATAGATATGGATTTCCAGAAGCCTGATTTCCAAATAATTGCTCAAGGAAAGAGCTGATTACTTATTTAAAAAACGTACtgacatttaaataaataaatgaataaaaaaatctttgttaaatGGTTTCAACGTCTTCCAAAAACAACTGTTTACCCCTCTTCCTTACCAATAACAAGgtgtgaaattttaaaaaaccttcGCAAAATTGCAAATAATTTGCCGCGAAATTTTCATGCAAAATTCCAACATCTAGTACTTTCAAACTTTAAACACGCTAGTTTGAATAAAATCTAATCCTGTTATTTCGTGAATAAATTGCGGATAAACATTTCCGCATGAAATTGCTGCATAAAGACAATCTGGTTAAAGAACTGATAAAGTGTAAACGTGATAAATAAAcgtaaataaattttcttcACAATTCATTGACTAACAACGATCTTGCTTTTTCTTAACAAGGAAAGTTTTATTTTCgtttatattttgtgtttttgaaaaaattatatctgctaaatatatatacactttCTTTAGATAGTTTTCGCTATCggtcatatttaaaaaacatgtaaacaaGCTTCAAAGTTGAACTGTCAATATAGATGTTCTGACACAGCAAGCGATGAACCAGCGGTTAGTTTTTCCCGCCATGAGGAGATCGTTATGCTTGCGCTGCATCTTTTATCTTGGCGCGAAATTCTTCCGATTCAACTTGCTCCATTGTAAGTAGTGACAAACCTAGTTGATCttgctaaaatataaaagaaaaaaaatgtcagcaTTTCGTAAAAATATTGTACGCTATAAACATATATAGCTTCTCACCCTTGTGAAAGGTTGCGCCATTTGCCGAAGAAATCTCTTTGAAACCTgtagaaaaacaagtaaaaatgtAATTTGAGTTGGTGAGACATGTCTCCTATGTTGTACATTACGCTACATGTTTCAGTTTATCCTTTTCGAGTGAGCATAACCTCGTTACCAGGGTTCTTAGTCTTAATGGGACGGTGAGAACACTTGCGTCCTTCAGCCAAAAAATATCATAGCGCCTTGGGAAAGAATTTAGAGTTACGTAATGCGTAAAGTTTTAATAATGAGCTAGACATGtggtaagaataaaataaaataaaaaataaaataaaaataaaacatccttgattataatttttaaaaaaatctatggTAATCGAatctaaattcttttttaaggtCTAATTCATAAACTAAAAATAAACGCAATCAGCTCTAACTCTTTTAAGAATTCAAGAAACATAACATCTATCAAGCAAATGTAGATATTGCATTACCTGGATAGCTTCATCTATAGACAAATTGCAATTTGCATCCTTTAAATGCTCCTAGTAAAAAACAGCGTTGGTAAAAAAACCTGGCGAGTAGCAATTTAGTAAACTTTCTAggagttatttaaattttttaagcttCAGAAGCTAGGAGTAGTTACACTTTTGCGGGAAAGAATTTGCGAGCGAaaactatttttcatttttgcgtGAAAAACTTTTGCGATTAAAGAAATTTGTGGGACAAGGAAACAATTTCAGATTTTTATAGaggtccaaaaaaataaatcaacaaaTTGATTGTCTCTTTCAGTAACTTCTTTCCCCTTATCGTTAATTTCAAAGCGAGTCAGAGGTGCGAGAGATTGGtagaaaaaaatagtaaaaaataaactttcacaAGTCGAAAAATATCTATAATTTCACAAGAAAAACTGTTATTTAAAATCTtcgaaaaaataaactttagtgATAAAAGTCAAAAATCGCTTTCTGCgcctaaaatatttcaagaagTTTCTAGGAGTAGTAGCTACACTGCACAAGTCGCTTAACTCTGTGACGATAATAATACGTTCAGGTTACACATCATCGTAATAAGAAAATTCACAAGTTACAGATGTTAAAACACCGGCCATACCTGGATCCATTTAGGTAGCTTTCCTTTTTTGTCAGCTTTAGAGTATCTCTGGAAAAGCaataaataatataagaaactatatttaaaacaaaatttagcaaaaaatttatttagtaaTACCTTGTCTGCGAATACCATGATACCATAATCTGTTTTACCTCTGATAGCACGACCAACACACTGAAAGAACAAGAAGACGCATTTATACAATTTTCCTCTACGAACTTGCGACTACTTGAAACTCCAACACCGGAAAAGGGAATTATATTTAGAGAGACGTATGAATTCTTTCGTGTGAACTTTTGTAACTTGTTTGGCTGATCAAAGCTGTGGGCTACATCCTTTGCTTATAGAAAATTGTAAAACGAAACACAAGCACAAATACTTACTTGAGCTGCATGTCTCATTGCATCAAATGTGAGAAAGTCATTTTCACGAATATTAAATTGGTCCCTTAAATACTCCAGTCGAGCCTAAAAAACGTATTTCGTCATTGTTGCTTGAGATGCAATAACTCAGCATAACAACACTCAGCGTTATATATCCTAATTCTAGTTGGGAagaatagaaaaacaaataatattttccACAGAAGTAGCACTGCGATTAACAACATA
This is a stretch of genomic DNA from Hydractinia symbiolongicarpus strain clone_291-10 chromosome 9, HSymV2.1, whole genome shotgun sequence. It encodes these proteins:
- the LOC130656389 gene encoding pterin-4-alpha-carbinolamine dehydratase-like — protein: MAALFPWKGKVLLPVWITTRVLLANMSSSPPTKRAKLSDEQRTELIEPLKIKGWSLVEGRDAIYKEFLFKDFNRAFGFMTRVGLMAEKMDHHPEWFNVYNKVQITLSTHDVSGLSLKDATLANFIEEVASS